The genomic interval CGTTCGAAGGCGTCCCTGACAATCCGTTCTACGACCCCGATGATCCCAGCAGCATCGCGTCCCGAGTCTGGGCGTTGGGCGTTCGTAATTCATGGAAGCTAACGGTCGATCGACCGACCGGTGATGTCTACATCGGTGAAGTCACTGATGGTGGTCCCGAAGAAATCAACGTCATGCGAGCACAGGGCAACACGGTCCATAACTTTGGTTGGCCCTATTACGAAGGCGACAACCGGACATCCTACGGTGTCGTACCGGTCGACTTTACCTATGACCCGGCGTTCATCCTGTTGGAGCACAGTGAGTCTGGCGGTGGCGACGCGATCCTCGGCGGCGCGGTGTTTCGAGGCGATGCGTATCCAGAACTTTACGATGGTCGTTACTTTTTCGGGAACATCAACCAGGGGATTCTGTACTCGGCGGACGCCGGCGGTAATTTCCAAGCGTTTGGCGAGGCTGGCGACTATCCCGGAATCGTTGACATCCAAATGGGCAGTGATGGAACGCTTTGGATGATGTCGATGCTGACCGGTGGGATCGAACGACTGGTTTACGCTACACCTGGCTCGGGAAATACCGACCCGACCGCACTGGCGACATCCAATCTGACAGCGGGAGTTGAACAGGTCGATGCGTTACTGACGGCATCAGGGTCCGCAGATGGTGACGGCGATCCACTGGTCTATGCCTGGGATTTTGATTCTGACGGGGTGATTGATGCACTTGGTGAATCGGTCGAACACGTTTACAGCACAATCGGACGAAACAACACCACGTTGTTGGTTTCCGACGGACGCGGCGGCACGGATTCACACTTGATTGAGATTGATGTGCTCGAATCTGCGCCAATCCCCAGCAATTTAGCACTCGGGCGACCGACCAGCCAATCCGGTGCGGTCGACGGTGGAATCGGTTCGCGAGCGGTCGATGGAAACACCGACCCTGTGTTTGGCAACGGGTCGGTAACACAGACTTTGCAAACTCGGACTCCGCTGTGGGAAGTCGACTTGGGAGACGAGTACGAGATCGCATCGATCGAGATTGTCAGCGATCCGCTAGGAGACCATGAGCTAGCGAACTTTTGGGTGCTGGTTTCCGCCAACCCATTTAGCAGTGGCAACTTGGACGCTGTACGTAACGATCCTGGAATCTGGGCCTACGAGTTCACCGGCTCGGCAAGTGCACTGGAAAGCATCAGCGTCGGAGCTTTGGGACGCCACGTCAGGATTCAGATGGCGGGAGTCAACGATGTGCTGTCGCTGGTGGAAGTCAGTGTTCTGGAAGCGTGATTCAGATCATCGCCGCGACAGAAAGACAGCGTCACCGGTAAAGCGACTGCGGAACTGTTCATCGCTCCATCGCAGCAATCCGATCGCGGGATCTCCGATGACCCATTGGCCATCCTCGCGAGCGAGCACCACCACCGCGTGCCCTTCGCCACGCGGCCCCAGCAACTGGGTAACGCCTCGCTGTGTTTCGCCATGAGCCAGCGTGATCAATGCGACATTGGGCAGTTGTTTGTTTTCCGACCACATCAGCGGATCCGCATTGGCGACTTTGGCCACGTGATCATGTTTGTCGGCAACCGTCGACAAACCACGATAGAGCCCCAGTGGGGAGGTTCCATGCAGGCTGGTCAGGCATTGGTCGATCATCTCTCGTTCGTCGCTGATAATTTCGTGGCGACTGAGCAACGACGCGGCTGCCGCAGCAGCGCACGTTGCTTCGTGGCTCTGCAGACAAACACCATTGCTCCAGCCTTCGCACTGAACGTCAGGAATCGGCCAAAGAACCGGGCGTGCAACAGGCGTGACCAGATGCCCCAGTGCCATCAGCACAAACAACCCTACCGCTGCGGCACGAAACGGACCACGAAGTCCCGGCGTGCGACTGGCAAGTCCAGCGGTGAACGCAAGCAGAATTGGCAAAACGTTGGACCAGCAAACGATGTCCGCGACGGGCAACGCACTCGCCCAGACCAAATCATGAGCCATCGTCCACGCAAAGAGCAGGGACAGGCCGAGCGTCTCGACAAACAGCCATGGTCTCCCTTTCGCGACCGTGGCTCCCAGGTGCCTGCCAGCGATGTAACTCAAGACCCCGAGCACTCCGATCGCGGTGACCGCAAAGAGCAACTCAAAGGTCATGTCAAGGCTCCTGGTGGGAAACACTTTGCCAGACCGCGTCAAACACGGAGAATAACGCCGTCTACGTCATATTAAGTTATCGTTAAGTTGTGAGCCAATGTCTATTTCGGCAAAAAAACATCGCAAAGTCGCCAATATTTCAAAAAATTGCTTCAGAGAGTCTTCACGTATGCAATTTTGGTGCCGTGCATCGAGAGAATGATGCGTGAGACGGTGATGCGTGAGACAATGGTCTGGGAGGCAATGGTCTGGGAGATTCGGCACAACGTTCCGAGCCCTAACCCGGATTATTCACGCTGGACCACTACAGTCTTCGCAACACGTTTGAGCGAAACGTCTTGCGTGGATTGGTGCGAAAACAGTCGGCGCAAATCAGCCGCCACGCGATAGCGTCCGGTTCTCAAGCCAGTAATCGAGAACCGGACGCAGTCCCCGATTGTTCATAACCCGACGCGTAAGCGAGGGATACTCGGTAGATCCCTCGCTTACGCGTCGGGTTATGAAAAACAATCTGCATTTCCCAACGATGTCACAACTCATTGTCAAGAATCTGTTTGCGCTAAAATCAATCATCCGCATGAATAATCCGGGCTATCGCGTTGCGGCTGATGAATGATCCGGACTCAGGCTTTCACATGGCTGGCTTGTATGGAAATCGAACCATCACTGAAGTGGTTGCTGGGCGTCTGTATCGTCATCTATCTCATCGTGATGTACGTGCTGGGCGTCATTGCCGGGCGAAAAATTCACGACGTCGATGATTTTCTCGTTGCCGGGCGCAAATTGCCGCTCTCTCTGGCGTGGATGACGCTGCTGGCAACTTGGTTTGGAGCCGGCACGATGCTGACGGCGGCGGATGAAGTAAGAGCGGGAGGATTGCAACGCGCGGCGCTGGACCCATTGGGAGCTGGTACGTGCTTGATTCTGGCGGCACTCTTTGTCGCCGGACCGATGTGGCGAATGAACTTGTTGACCGTGCCGGATTTCTTTCGACGAAAATTTGGTCCCACTGCTGAGTTGATTTCGTCGCTAATCATGGTCCCCAGTTACTTTGGCTGGATCGCCGCTCAGTTCACCGCGTTGGCTGCCGTGTTGAACCTGTTCTTTGATATTCCGCTGGTATGGGGAATCGCTTTGGTCGCGATCGTCGGCACCGGCTACACATTGATGGGCGGCATGTGGTCCGTCACCATGACGGACGCGGTTCAGATCTCGCTCGTGCTGATCGGATTATTGGTCCTGGGGACCGTCGTGCTGAGTGAGTTGGGCGGCGGCAGCCCGTGGGGCGGATTGATGCGTGTCGGGCAAGAAACTGATCCGCAGCGTTTGGTTTTGATTCCCCGTTCTTCGCTGAGTGAGTTAGTGGGTTGGCTGGGCGTCTTTGTCATTGGTGCATTGGGAAATTTGCCAGGGCAAGATCTGATGCAACGCGTGTTCTCATCGAACTCCCAGCGTACCGCCAAGCGAGCATGCTTCGTCGCGGGCGTCATGTACTTGCTGTTCGGAGCGATCCCGCTGTTGCTCGCGTTGGCAGGAAATCTGATTTTTCCTGGTGACGCGGAGTTGAACATCCTGCCCGCACTGGCGCATTCGTTTTTACACCCCGTCGTCGCGGTGATCTTTGTCGTTGCGTTGCTCTCGGCGATCCTGTCCACGATTGACAGCGCGATCCTCTCCCCAGCGAGCGTCTTGGCGCAGAATCTGTTTCCCCGATGCGGTGATTTTGATCCTCTGCGCAGCAATCGATTCGCCGTGTTGCTGGTCTCGGTGTGCAGCGTCGTGCTGGCGTATGTGGGAGAGAGTGCGTATGAGTTGCTGGAGGAAGCCTATCTGCTAACGCTCGTGGGTCTGTTTGTCCCCATGATGATCGGACTGTACAGCATCCCCAAGAACTCTGCCGCTGCCATCGCCAGCATGTTGGTCGGTACGGGACTATGGGCCATCCATTTCGTGATGGGCTGGGAATCCTTCTTGCAACCTTGGACGACGATGACGGTACCGCTTTCGATCGCGGCTACTCTCGGTGCGTTGCTCGCATATGCCGCATTCGATCCTCCCTGGCGAACGGTTTGGGCACGTACGAACGCTTGATTGCTGTCCGAGCTGATTCCGGTTCGTCATCCCATTGATCGGAATAAAGCGAACAATCGCGTTGTCCGCTAGAGATTGCCACGACGTTGCGAAAAAGCAACACGTGTTGCGTTTACGCAACATCGCTTCCGTAATCCGGTCCTACTGTTGGGTGAATGCTGTCGATCGGTCGGTCGACGGACACCCGAGTTGCGATTCCTGATCATTGGAGAGTCTGATGAGAATAGATGTAGCGCTGTTCTCTGTCTTGTCGCCCATAGTATTGTTTGCGCAGTTGATAACGCTCTCTGGGACGGCGTCCGCGCAGACGGTTGGTCTGCCCAATCACGGCGTTTGTCTTCCACAGCACAACGTTGTGCCCCACACTCAGATGAACCCCCTGTTCTGTTTGCCCGTTTTACCGGTCGAGCAAAACCCATTCTTGAATTGTCCGATCGAGACGTTCCCTTGCCCGCCCCTGATGACCGGGCCTCGATCGATCCTCCCAGGACGTGGTTATCCTGACGACTGCACCGCCACACCAACATGTCCGCCACCACCGCCGGAATGCAAGACATGCGGCTGCACCAGCTGCAAATCGGTCGAGGTTGAGCGAGTCCGAATCGTTGAATATCAGAGCGTTGTTCCGTTGGACGAGTGGGAAGTCGAAGAGTACACGGTGCCGTTCTGCGAAACACAGTGCGATGACAATGGCGTCTGTACCGAGAAAGTCGGGACCAGAACCGTCAAACGACTGGTGAAGCGAACGAAATTACAACACGTCACGCTCACGAAACCTGAGATCTACCGAGAAACCGTCAATCTGTGCGTGACTTGTGAAGTCGCCGTCAAGAAATGACCTCAACGAAATGACCGCGTTGGCCCCAAGCATTTTGAACCAGACCCATGAAATACTTTCTCATTCTCCCCGTGTTTGCCGCGGTGCTGTTGTCCGGTTTGGTGGAATCCGACGAACAATCAAGCCCCGCCGCACCGCTTGATTGCGTCGCGACCGTCGCCCCGTTGGTTGAACAGGCAGAAAACAACGCCATTGAAGCCCGATTGGCCAGCACGTGGACACGACAACCAGAGCCGATGAAGTTCAATGTCGTGCAAGAACCGCCTGAAAGCTCGCCATCGGATGACACTGTCGAATCACTCCGTCCGGCTGTTCAAGCGAGCACCAATGGTTGCGACTGCGTCGACTGCAAGACCACCGTTTTACATCCCGTTGTGACTTGGGAATGGAGGACGGCGACTTTGGTGGCCGAAGTCTATGAGCCAGTTGAAACCGCGGAGCAGTACTGCGAGTGCATCGAGAACAACGGCGTTTGCGAAACCACAGTCGGCGTCAAGAATGTTCGCAAGTACGTCAAACGAATTCGCAAATGGAATCAGCGGTATCGGTACCCGGTCATCAAATATGTCAACGCCGAGGTTCCTGTGCGTTGCGGTAAAGTCGTTCCAGGATGTCCGAGCGTGCCATTGCCACCGGTCCCAGGGAACGCGTTGCTGGATGTCCCAGCCGATCCTGCTGTTCGATGGGTCATTGATTCTGCGCCGCCAGTCAACGATGCCAATCAGGACGTCTTTCTTGAGTATCACCACGACTACCAAGGCTTTGATTACAACGCCATCCAAGATGTTCGTTGATCTGGAATGCCCGTGTGTTGCCAAATGTTTGGTGGTGCCGTGTGCTTTGAGCCGCTGGCCGTCAAGGCCACGGGTATTGGACGGTGTGCGTGTCGTTTGAAGTTGCAAAGACCCGGCCGCTGACGCGTCGCGGCGCACTCAATCAACAGCCTCTGTGACTTTTTCTGACAAAGGTGACTTGGGGAGATAGTCGGTGGCAAATGCGGTGATCGCAGTTGCCAACTTTTCGGCGGTCGGCTCGAGCATGGATTTGGTTCGGAGTCTACCACCGAGTTCCAATTGAATTGCGTCCACACTGCCTTCTTCTTGGCTGCCGTGAGTGACCACGATGTAGCCACCGTCGAATGCATCGTGCTCCCGTTCGGTCGAGTCGACTTCAGGGACGATCGTCAATCCGGTCTTCGCCAACTGGCCGAACAAACTTGTCTCGCCGATCAATGCCTGTTCGCCAAATCGGCTTGTCAGATTGCGAGTGGTTTTACCGTTTTGTGTACCGCGAAAGATCGCGACGGGATCGGCTGCTTGTCCATGAATGTCCAACAGCAGCCCGTGTCCCCAACGCTCGATGATCTCTCGACGAGCGTCCGAAATCGCTTGATGATAGGCGTCGTATGCGAGACGTGCATTATCGGATTCATATGCCCACTGAGCGCGCCGATTGACGTCGAGATACTTGCGATGAAATCGGGCAATGACGACATACGGTCGTTTGCCGAGTTGGCGTTGCAGTTCGTCGGCGAGTTTCTCGGTCAGTCGATCCGTGTTCGAATCCGCGACATTGACAAACTTTTTTGACCCGACACCGAGACGTTCGGGAACGTCTGGGATGCTATTTCGTCCGCCGTGGGGTGCCGACAGGATGATGGGCAACTCTCCGGTTTCGACATGGATGAGCGGATTGCTGGACGGTTGCTTTTCCGCGTTTGTCACACACGCATCAATGAATGCCGTGAACAATTTTCTCTGCAAATCGCTCTCGGGCATTTTCTCCGGATGCCATTGAACGCCCAGTAGAAAGCGGTTGGGATCGGTGGATTCAGTTGCTTCCACAATACCATCGGGACTTTTTGCGACAATCCGCAGACCATTGCCCAGCCGAGCGACAGCCTGATGGTGAAACGAGTTCACTTCGAATCGTGTTTCGCCAAAGATGTTGGCCAGTCGCGAGTCCGGTTCGAGGCGCACCATGTGAGTCACACCGCGATGATTCACATTGAAGGCTGACGGGATGTCTTGGTGAAGCGAGCCGCCGTGAGAAACATTGATCCATTGGCTGCCAAGACAGATGCCGAGCAAAGGTTTGTCCGATCGATTCACCCACGCGTCGAGAAGCGATTTTTCGAATCTGTATCGATCATCGCCCAGTAGGTTCACCGTCGGGTGCGGCTGCTCACCGTACTCTGACGGTGGAATGTCGGGACCGCCTGGCATCAGCAAGCCGTCGAGTTGCTCCAGGTAGCCGTTGATTCGGATTTCATTGCTGTCCGTGCAGGGCAGTACGACCGGGATGCCGCCTGAACTGCGGATCGCGTGAAGGTAGGTTTCACCGGCAAGGCTGGCGATTCCGATCAGTGGCTTGCGTGTCTCCGCTGACTCGCTTTTCTGTTGCGAGAGTTTGTCAGGCCGCGTGTCCTGGGCTGACAGGAGGCAATACGATGTGTGGAGGCCCGTGCCCATGGTTATCCACAGGGCTGCCAGGATACCAACGAGCAGAGAGACGGATAGACGCTTCATCGTTTAGGCAAGACTTGTATGGGGGCAACGGCGGAAAATGACAGGAAGGGATACGCAACATTGTAACGTGTGGGCCGACTCGGCCGGACGGCTCTGGTTTGAGCCCGGAGAGCGCTGGTTTGAGCCTGGAGTACTCCAGCTTCAGCGGTCGGGCGCGATAACACACTCCTAGTGCATCGTCCAGTCTTAGAACGTGGGTTCGGTAGATGAGCCGTTTTGGCGTTAGCCACGGTTTTCGTGACACAACCGTGGCTAACGCCAAAACGGCTAACCCCAAAATCAAGACCGGACGATGCACTAGC from Stieleria varia carries:
- a CDS encoding cysteine peptidase family C39 domain-containing protein, translated to MTFELLFAVTAIGVLGVLSYIAGRHLGATVAKGRPWLFVETLGLSLLFAWTMAHDLVWASALPVADIVCWSNVLPILLAFTAGLASRTPGLRGPFRAAAVGLFVLMALGHLVTPVARPVLWPIPDVQCEGWSNGVCLQSHEATCAAAAAASLLSRHEIISDEREMIDQCLTSLHGTSPLGLYRGLSTVADKHDHVAKVANADPLMWSENKQLPNVALITLAHGETQRGVTQLLGPRGEGHAVVVLAREDGQWVIGDPAIGLLRWSDEQFRSRFTGDAVFLSRR
- a CDS encoding sodium:solute symporter family protein, encoding MEIEPSLKWLLGVCIVIYLIVMYVLGVIAGRKIHDVDDFLVAGRKLPLSLAWMTLLATWFGAGTMLTAADEVRAGGLQRAALDPLGAGTCLILAALFVAGPMWRMNLLTVPDFFRRKFGPTAELISSLIMVPSYFGWIAAQFTALAAVLNLFFDIPLVWGIALVAIVGTGYTLMGGMWSVTMTDAVQISLVLIGLLVLGTVVLSELGGGSPWGGLMRVGQETDPQRLVLIPRSSLSELVGWLGVFVIGALGNLPGQDLMQRVFSSNSQRTAKRACFVAGVMYLLFGAIPLLLALAGNLIFPGDAELNILPALAHSFLHPVVAVIFVVALLSAILSTIDSAILSPASVLAQNLFPRCGDFDPLRSNRFAVLLVSVCSVVLAYVGESAYELLEEAYLLTLVGLFVPMMIGLYSIPKNSAAAIASMLVGTGLWAIHFVMGWESFLQPWTTMTVPLSIAATLGALLAYAAFDPPWRTVWARTNA
- a CDS encoding gamma-glutamyl-gamma-aminobutyrate hydrolase family protein (Members of this family of hydrolases with an active site Cys residue belong to MEROPS family C26.); the protein is MKRLSVSLLVGILAALWITMGTGLHTSYCLLSAQDTRPDKLSQQKSESAETRKPLIGIASLAGETYLHAIRSSGGIPVVLPCTDSNEIRINGYLEQLDGLLMPGGPDIPPSEYGEQPHPTVNLLGDDRYRFEKSLLDAWVNRSDKPLLGICLGSQWINVSHGGSLHQDIPSAFNVNHRGVTHMVRLEPDSRLANIFGETRFEVNSFHHQAVARLGNGLRIVAKSPDGIVEATESTDPNRFLLGVQWHPEKMPESDLQRKLFTAFIDACVTNAEKQPSSNPLIHVETGELPIILSAPHGGRNSIPDVPERLGVGSKKFVNVADSNTDRLTEKLADELQRQLGKRPYVVIARFHRKYLDVNRRAQWAYESDNARLAYDAYHQAISDARREIIERWGHGLLLDIHGQAADPVAIFRGTQNGKTTRNLTSRFGEQALIGETSLFGQLAKTGLTIVPEVDSTEREHDAFDGGYIVVTHGSQEEGSVDAIQLELGGRLRTKSMLEPTAEKLATAITAFATDYLPKSPLSEKVTEAVD